CGCCAATCTTGCCGGGATCACGAACATGGACGTGGCGAACTCTTCGACGGCAGGCATTAGCGGATCTACCGTCGGTGTTCTGCAGGAGGGTCAGAAGCAGATTCCGGTCGTAGCGCGCCTGCGCATGAACGAACGTGCTCAGCTCTCGGATATCCAAAGTCTCTACGTCTATGGCTCGCAGGACAGCAACAAGATCAAGCTTGCGCAAATTTCGGATATCAACCACGACCTGGTGACCGGTCGCATCGTTCGGCTGGAGCAGTTCCGTACCATCAATGTGCGCAGCTTCCCCGTCGCTGGGCACCTAAGTTCGGAAGTCCTGAATATCGCCATGCCTAAGCTGCTGGCACTGGAAGCGACCCTGCCACCCGGCTACAAGATCCAGATCGGGGGCGAATATGACAAGACAAAGCATGGCTTCCGGAATCTCGCCACGGTGATGGTGATCTCGGTTGCCGCCATCTTCATGGCTCTTGTCTTTCAATTCAAGAACGCCATTAAACCCACGCTGGTGTTGGCCGCTGCGCCGTATGGCATGGTGGGCGCCTTCGCCGCGCTGTGGGTCATGGGCGAGCCCTTCGGCTTCATGGCCTTTCTCGGCATCGCCAGTCTTGTCGGCGTCATCGTCAGCCACTCCATAGTCCTCTTCGACTTCATCGAAGAGCGGCGCATCGCTGGCGATGACTTTGAACTGGCTTTGATTGATGCTGGCATTCTCCGCCTTCGTCCCGTGCTGATAACAGTGTTCGCAACCGTGCTGGCGCTTGTCCCTCTCGCAGCGCATGGCGGTCCGCTTTGGAAGCCGCTCTGCTATGCGCAGATAGGTGGGCTGCTGGTCGCGACCGTGGTCACGAAGCTCCAGGTACCAGTGATGTACGCGATTTTTGTACTTGATCTCAAAATCTTGAAGTGGGATGCAGCCGAGAAAGAGCCTGCCGCTCAACCTACAAACGCATAAGTTATCAATCGTCGTCCTTCATGCAGGAGTCTCGCGCGAAAATCGCATCTTTTTCTCGTGCCTGCATTTTTGCCTTGACGTGCCTCTGAGTCGCCAAGCGCCAGCGCATCATCGCCAAAGAATGCAAAGTAAGTTGTAGACGGGATTGTATTCAAAATGGTCGGGGCGGAGGGATTCGAACCCCCGACCCTCTGGTCCCAAACCAGATGCGCTACCAGACTGCGCTACGCCCCGACTTAATTTAGTTTATCGCATCAAGCTGGCCACCGCGATCAGAGTGTTCGAAACAAGCCGTGGCTGCTAGTCCCGAAGAGCGCGTGGAAGAGGCCGTCAAAGACCCACGTGAACAGAAGGAGCGGCAAAATGACCAGCCCGGCCAACACAAGACAGAGGACCCCAAGAAACAGCCAGCTCTGCAGCGTATGTTTGCGCGGCTCATCCACGCTGCCGACAAGGAGAGCGTAGTTCCGCCGGTTGGCGCGCCAGGCGATGTCGAACATATCGCCGAGAACCGGAACAGACCCAACCACGACCTCAATCGCCACATTGGCCACCATGCGCGCCACAGTAGCATACGAGACGCCACGCACCCACGCCGCGACGATGATGATGCAAGAGGCAATTCCGCCGATCAGGTCGCCGACGCCTGGAATGAAGCCCACAATCCCGTCAAGTCCGAAGCGGATCGAGGTGCCGGGAATCCTGATGAAATCGTCTAGAACATGCGAAAGCAGGTCCAGATTCTCGTCATCAAAAGCTT
The nucleotide sequence above comes from Tunturibacter empetritectus. Encoded proteins:
- a CDS encoding DUF4112 domain-containing protein, producing the protein MPFTAKPEVLSPRLKRGGKAFDDENLDLLSHVLDDFIRIPGTSIRFGLDGIVGFIPGVGDLIGGIASCIIIVAAWVRGVSYATVARMVANVAIEVVVGSVPVLGDMFDIAWRANRRNYALLVGSVDEPRKHTLQSWLFLGVLCLVLAGLVILPLLLFTWVFDGLFHALFGTSSHGLFRTL